A region of the Candidatus Eisenbacteria bacterium genome:
GCCGTTCGCGGCGGCGGCGCTCTATGCGATCCCGCTCTCGATGCTGCTCGGCGTCGTGAGCTTGGCGGCGTGGTGGGTGTGCCGATCGGCGCCGCTCGGCGCCACGCCGGCCTGGAAGATCATCTGGAAGACGATCGCGGGCGCGCTCGAGTCGAGTGCGGTGATGATCGGCGCCGGGACCGGCTGGGCGGTGTTCGTGTCGAGCAACTTCGGACTCGAGCTGACCTCCGGCGATCTGTTGAGCACCATCCCGCTGTGGCTGATTCCCACCGTGCCGCTGTACCTGGCTTCGATGGGGGCGCACTACCTGTGGCTCGCGATCGAGTCGTCGCGCGAATCGGAGCGCCGTGCGCTCGCGGCACAGGTCGCCGCGCGCGAGGCCGAAGTGCGCGCCCTGCGGGCGCAGCTCAATCCGCACTTCCTGTTCAACAGTCTCAACTCCATCAATTCGCTGATCGGATCGGCCCCCGAGGACGCGCGTCGCATGTGCGAGAGCCTCGGCGATTTCCTGCGCCGTACACTCGCGCTCGGCTCGCGCGAGGCGGTCCCGCTCGGTGACGAGCTGGCGCTGATCGAGCGCTACCTCGAGATCGAGCACGTGCGGTTCGGCGATCGCCTGCGGCTCGAACGCTTCAGCGACGCGGCTGCCGAACGCTGCCTGGTGCCACCGCTGCTCCTGCAGCCACTGGTCGAGAACGCGATCAAGC
Encoded here:
- a CDS encoding histidine kinase; the encoded protein is MHPILFRRSRVLWFLALCVLVGVLLAYACWRIQPMPFAAAALYAIPLSMLLGVVSLAAWWVCRSAPLGATPAWKIIWKTIAGALESSAVMIGAGTGWAVFVSSNFGLELTSGDLLSTIPLWLIPTVPLYLASMGAHYLWLAIESSRESERRALAAQVAAREAEVRALRAQLNPHFLFNSLNSINSLIGSAPEDARRMCESLGDFLRRTLALGSREAVPLGDELALIERYLEIEHVRFGDRLRLERFSDAAAERCLVPPLLLQPLVENAIKHGVADRIEGGRVRVEARREGDMLRVTVENDRDPDAPPRRGTGVGLENVRQRLGVFSGRHARLDVSSNGSTFRVTLAVPAREVMETRHANP